From the genome of Planctomycetota bacterium, one region includes:
- a CDS encoding ABC transporter permease: MATIVENRRDTAAVPPPAELVIEAGRTEANYWRDLWRYRDLFAFLAWRDILVRYKQTVFGVLWAVLRPFLTMVIFVVIFSRVAGLPSGGVPYPILVLGGMLPWQFFAAALSESSNSLVANANLITKIYFPRIILPASAVIVAMIDFAITLLMMAAVMVWYAYVPPVRIVFLPVFILLALVAALGPGLIATALNVKYRDFRFVIPFLVQFGLYVSPVGFSSDLIEAKLGLLPRLIYSLNPMVGVIEGFRWCIGVEKSFHAASLAVSLVTAFVLLWAGITFFRRTERSFADII; the protein is encoded by the coding sequence ATGGCGACCATCGTCGAAAACCGTCGCGACACGGCCGCGGTGCCCCCACCAGCCGAGTTGGTGATCGAGGCGGGGCGCACCGAGGCGAATTACTGGCGCGACCTGTGGCGTTACCGCGATCTGTTCGCGTTCCTCGCCTGGCGTGACATCCTCGTCCGCTACAAGCAGACCGTGTTCGGCGTCCTGTGGGCTGTACTGCGGCCGTTTCTAACGATGGTGATCTTCGTCGTCATCTTCAGCCGGGTCGCGGGGCTCCCTTCCGGCGGCGTGCCCTATCCGATCCTCGTCCTTGGCGGCATGCTCCCCTGGCAGTTTTTCGCGGCCGCACTTTCAGAATCAAGCAACAGCCTCGTCGCCAATGCCAACCTGATCACGAAGATTTATTTTCCACGGATCATCCTCCCCGCCAGTGCCGTGATCGTGGCGATGATCGATTTCGCGATCACGCTGCTGATGATGGCCGCGGTGATGGTCTGGTATGCCTATGTTCCGCCGGTCCGGATCGTCTTCCTGCCTGTGTTCATCCTCCTGGCGCTCGTCGCGGCGCTCGGGCCGGGCCTCATCGCGACCGCCCTCAACGTCAAATACCGTGACTTCCGGTTCGTGATCCCGTTCCTCGTGCAGTTCGGGCTGTACGTCTCGCCGGTCGGTTTCAGTTCCGACCTCATAGAGGCCAAGCTCGGCCTGCTGCCGCGGCTCATCTACTCGCTCAATCCGATGGTCGGCGTGATCGAAGGGTTCCGCTGGTGCATCGGGGTCGAGAAAAGCTTCCACGCCGCCTCGCTGGCGGTCTCGCTGGTCACTGCCTTTGTCCTCTTGTGGGCGGGGATCACGTTTTTCCGCCGGACGGAACGCAGCTTCGCCGACATCATCTGA
- a CDS encoding ABC transporter ATP-binding protein: protein MASPIIEVEQIGKRYSLRHAVQPRGSLREALADKARRLFGSRPVAGSSEPDQEDFWALRDVTFDVRPGEVVGIIGRNGAGKSTLLKVLSRITEPTTGRIRLRGRIASLLEVGTGFHPELTGRENIFLNGAILGMTKAEIRSKFDEIAAFSEVEKFLDTPVKRYSSGMYVRLAFAVAAHLEPEILVIDEVLAVGDADFQKKCLGKMRSMHTEGRTVLVVSHQMSMINALCDRGIVLKRGEIAFDGSTPDAVMHYLSHGGVGGSAMLDADEEGRVIGNSYARLHKAWLTRADGTPASAFDLDEPVKVWMEYTVLKAGVRQTYPNFHFFDELGNYLFVSAGITPGNVERLNRPGRWTCHCTIPPRLLNTGTFTIGVAVTSMNPGLDVAFFERGALMFQVTEDMSVTLDTTRVGYAGPMPGTIRPRLEWTVEQLGTAVEVS from the coding sequence ATGGCATCTCCGATCATCGAAGTCGAGCAGATTGGCAAGCGTTACAGCCTCCGCCATGCAGTCCAACCGCGCGGGTCGCTTCGCGAAGCGCTCGCCGACAAGGCGCGGCGACTGTTTGGCAGCCGACCGGTCGCCGGCTCTTCCGAGCCGGACCAGGAAGACTTCTGGGCCCTGCGCGACGTCACCTTCGATGTTCGGCCGGGCGAGGTCGTCGGGATCATCGGCCGCAACGGCGCGGGAAAATCGACCCTCCTCAAGGTGCTTTCCAGGATCACCGAGCCGACCACTGGGCGGATCCGGCTTCGCGGACGGATCGCCAGTCTACTCGAGGTGGGAACCGGGTTCCACCCGGAGCTGACAGGCCGTGAAAACATCTTCCTGAATGGGGCGATCCTCGGCATGACGAAGGCCGAGATCCGGTCGAAGTTCGACGAGATCGCCGCCTTCTCCGAAGTCGAGAAGTTCCTCGACACCCCGGTCAAGCGATACAGCTCCGGGATGTACGTCCGGCTCGCCTTCGCGGTGGCCGCCCATCTCGAGCCGGAGATCCTCGTCATCGACGAGGTCCTCGCCGTCGGTGACGCCGACTTCCAGAAGAAGTGTCTCGGCAAGATGCGATCGATGCACACCGAAGGCCGGACGGTGCTCGTTGTCAGCCACCAGATGAGCATGATCAACGCGCTGTGCGATCGTGGGATCGTGCTCAAGCGCGGCGAGATCGCGTTCGACGGCTCGACACCCGACGCCGTCATGCATTACCTCTCGCACGGCGGGGTCGGCGGCAGCGCGATGCTCGACGCCGATGAGGAAGGCCGCGTGATCGGCAATTCATACGCCCGCCTTCATAAAGCCTGGCTGACCCGCGCCGACGGCACCCCGGCCAGCGCCTTCGACCTCGACGAACCGGTCAAGGTCTGGATGGAATACACGGTCCTGAAAGCCGGCGTTCGGCAGACCTACCCGAACTTCCACTTCTTCGATGAGCTCGGAAACTATCTCTTCGTCTCGGCCGGTATCACGCCGGGCAATGTGGAGCGCCTCAATCGCCCCGGTCGCTGGACCTGTCACTGCACGATCCCTCCCCGGCTGCTCAATACGGGCACGTTCACGATCGGCGTCGCGGTGACGTCGATGAACCCCGGACTCGATGTGGCGTTTTTCGAGCGCGGGGCGCTGATGTTCCAGGTGACCGAAGACATGTCCGTCACCCTCGACACGACACGCGTCGGCTATGCCGGGCCGATGCCGGGAACGATCCGCCCGCGACTCGAGTGGACAGTCGAGCAGCTCGGCACGGCGGTCGAAGTTTCATGA
- the rfbF gene encoding glucose-1-phosphate cytidylyltransferase: MKAVILAGGLGTRLSEETSVKPKPMVEIGGRPILWHIMKLYSAHGVNDFVICCGYKGYVIKEYFANYFLHMSDVTFDIAYNSMTVHERKAEPWRVTLVDTGEETLTGGRLKRVADHIRDEDCFCFTYGDGLSDIDIGRVVAFHRSHGKIATVTAVAPPGRYGALSLDGETVTGFTEKPQGDGGLINGGFFVLSPRVLEYVAGDQTSFEGTPMTRLAADGQLSAFVHTGFWQAMDTIRDRIHLEHLWASGRAPWKSWG, translated from the coding sequence ATGAAGGCCGTGATCCTCGCCGGCGGGCTCGGCACGAGGCTCTCCGAGGAGACCTCGGTCAAACCCAAACCGATGGTCGAGATCGGCGGCCGGCCGATTCTCTGGCACATCATGAAGCTTTACTCCGCTCATGGCGTGAACGACTTCGTGATCTGCTGCGGCTACAAGGGCTACGTGATCAAGGAGTACTTCGCCAACTACTTCCTCCACATGTCCGACGTGACGTTTGACATCGCCTACAACTCGATGACGGTCCACGAGCGCAAAGCCGAGCCGTGGCGTGTGACGCTCGTCGATACCGGCGAAGAGACGCTCACCGGAGGGCGATTGAAGCGCGTGGCCGATCACATTCGCGATGAGGATTGCTTCTGCTTCACGTATGGCGATGGCCTGAGCGACATCGACATCGGCAGGGTGGTCGCCTTCCACCGATCCCATGGCAAGATCGCCACCGTCACCGCCGTGGCCCCCCCGGGCCGTTACGGCGCACTGTCGCTCGACGGAGAGACCGTCACCGGGTTTACGGAGAAGCCGCAGGGAGACGGTGGGTTGATCAACGGCGGGTTCTTCGTCCTCTCGCCCCGGGTCCTCGAGTACGTCGCCGGCGATCAAACGAGCTTCGAAGGCACACCGATGACGAGGCTTGCTGCTGACGGCCAACTTTCCGCATTCGTCCACACCGGCTTCTGGCAGGCGATGGACACGATCCGCGACCGCATTCATCTCGAGCACCTGTGGGCGTCGGGTCGGGCTCCGTGGAAGTCATGGGGATGA
- the rfbG gene encoding CDP-glucose 4,6-dehydratase: MTVSVAAPHDSFRPAFWAGKRVLLTGHTGFKGSWLALWLARQGAAVTGIALAPQTSPDLWTSAGLDGCCDSHVTDIRDAEAVRRIVALTRPEIVFHLAAQALVRASYRDPLGTFSTNAQGTAHVLEAVRQTDGIRAVVVVTTDKVYRNNEWPWPYREDDALGGHDPYSASKAASEVIVECYRRAFLIDRGVAVSTARAGNVIGGGDWSEDRLLPDAIRAWGAGVPLEVRRPMSTRPWQHVLEPLSGYLTLAQALWERGDEVASAYNFGPPPHEAATVHTVIEQARRAFPGAAVNYAETPTGPHEAGWLALETARAREQLGVTPRLALADAVRMTIEWYRRFHAGTSARSLCEEDISAFQRLR, translated from the coding sequence ATGACTGTGTCGGTGGCGGCCCCGCACGACTCTTTCCGGCCGGCGTTTTGGGCGGGCAAGCGGGTGCTCCTCACGGGTCACACCGGTTTCAAGGGATCGTGGCTCGCATTGTGGCTTGCACGCCAGGGTGCTGCCGTCACCGGGATCGCCCTGGCGCCGCAGACGAGCCCCGACCTCTGGACCTCCGCTGGACTCGACGGCTGTTGCGATTCGCACGTCACCGACATCCGTGATGCCGAGGCGGTCCGTCGGATCGTCGCGCTTACCCGCCCCGAGATCGTCTTCCATCTCGCTGCCCAAGCCCTCGTACGTGCCAGTTATCGAGATCCACTCGGCACGTTCTCGACCAATGCACAAGGCACCGCCCACGTGCTCGAGGCCGTGCGCCAGACCGACGGAATTCGAGCGGTCGTCGTCGTGACGACAGACAAGGTCTACCGCAACAACGAGTGGCCGTGGCCCTACCGCGAGGACGATGCGCTCGGCGGACATGATCCCTACAGCGCCAGCAAAGCCGCCAGCGAGGTCATCGTCGAATGCTACCGCCGCGCATTCCTCATCGACCGGGGTGTCGCAGTCTCCACCGCCAGAGCCGGAAACGTGATCGGCGGAGGAGACTGGTCGGAGGACCGACTGCTGCCCGACGCGATCCGCGCGTGGGGCGCGGGGGTTCCCCTCGAGGTCCGTCGGCCAATGAGTACCCGGCCTTGGCAACACGTGCTCGAGCCCCTGTCGGGCTATCTCACGCTCGCCCAAGCGCTGTGGGAGCGCGGCGACGAAGTGGCAAGTGCCTACAACTTCGGCCCACCGCCGCACGAGGCGGCGACCGTCCATACCGTGATCGAGCAGGCGCGCCGTGCCTTCCCCGGGGCGGCTGTGAACTATGCCGAGACTCCGACGGGACCGCACGAGGCCGGCTGGCTGGCCCTTGAGACGGCGCGGGCCCGCGAGCAACTCGGGGTCACGCCTCGGCTGGCGCTGGCTGATGCCGTGCGAATGACGATCGAGTGGTACCGACGGTTTCATGCCGGCACGTCGGCGAGAAGCCTGTGCGAGGAAGACATCAGCGCTTTCCAGAGGCTGCGGTGA
- the rfbC gene encoding dTDP-4-dehydrorhamnose 3,5-epimerase, which yields MSGLDITELPLPGLKGVTRRLHGDARGFLTRLFDSDALAASGFVVPVAQINHTFTAARGTVRGMHFQWPPHAECKLVSCIRGEVWDVAVDLRRNSPTFLRWHAERLSATNRRALLIPEGFAHGFQTLTDDCELVYAHSHPYVPAAEGGIRPDDSALAIEWPLPIVGLSTRDQAHPPLTGGFPGIVLVNHRESAIPR from the coding sequence GTGAGCGGGCTGGATATTACCGAACTGCCGCTGCCCGGCCTGAAGGGAGTCACCCGGCGGCTCCACGGCGATGCCCGCGGCTTTCTTACTCGCTTGTTCGACTCCGACGCGCTTGCGGCATCAGGGTTTGTCGTTCCGGTCGCGCAGATCAATCACACCTTTACGGCGGCCCGTGGCACGGTGCGAGGAATGCATTTCCAGTGGCCCCCGCACGCGGAATGCAAACTCGTCAGCTGCATCCGCGGCGAGGTCTGGGACGTAGCGGTCGACCTACGACGTAATTCGCCCACGTTTCTGCGCTGGCACGCCGAGCGGCTCTCCGCCACCAACCGTCGGGCTCTTCTCATACCGGAGGGATTCGCCCACGGCTTCCAGACCCTCACCGACGACTGCGAGTTGGTCTACGCCCACTCCCACCCCTACGTGCCGGCGGCCGAGGGGGGAATCCGGCCCGACGATTCCGCACTCGCGATCGAATGGCCTCTGCCGATCGTCGGGCTGTCCACCCGCGACCAAGCACACCCGCCGTTGACGGGCGGATTCCCCGGTATCGTCCTCGTGAACCATCGGGAAAGCGCTATCCCGCGATGA
- a CDS encoding class I SAM-dependent methyltransferase, with protein MASADRRAVHPRPSTPAVDGRIPRYRPREPSGKRYPAMNCRHCKTPLVHTFLDLGVAPPSNAYLTEEDLDRPEVFFPLRVMVCDRCWLVQTQDYTAASDLFRSDYAYFSSTSTTWLEHAARYAKMIIDRLGLGRDSLVIEVASNDGYLLKNFVAAGIPCLGIEPTAGTAAAAEALGIPVRQEFFGESLGRELAAAGRRADLIAGNNVYAHVPDINDFTRGLAAALASTGTITLEFPHLLRLIAENQFDTVYHEHFSYLSLGAVARIFAAAELRVWDIEQLPTHGGSLRVYGCHAADPRPATPAVARIMEAERAAGLETLAPYIGFQACAERVKDDLLDFLIGEKRAGRKVAAYGAAAKGNTLLNFAGVKPDLLPLVADAAPAKQGRFLPGSRIPVVHPDALVPFRPETILILPWNLATEVRALPVVTRIAPVATVTAIPRLAVDR; from the coding sequence ATGGCCTCTGCCGATCGTCGGGCTGTCCACCCGCGACCAAGCACACCCGCCGTTGACGGGCGGATTCCCCGGTATCGTCCTCGTGAACCATCGGGAAAGCGCTATCCCGCGATGAACTGCCGTCACTGCAAGACTCCGTTGGTGCATACCTTCCTCGACCTTGGCGTGGCGCCGCCGTCGAATGCGTACCTTACGGAAGAAGACCTCGACCGACCGGAGGTTTTTTTTCCGCTCCGGGTGATGGTCTGTGACCGTTGCTGGCTCGTCCAGACGCAGGACTACACGGCGGCGTCGGATCTGTTTCGCTCCGACTACGCATATTTCTCGAGTACCTCCACCACTTGGCTCGAGCATGCCGCCCGTTACGCGAAGATGATCATCGATCGCCTCGGTCTGGGCCGTGACAGCTTGGTGATCGAAGTTGCATCCAACGACGGATACCTCCTGAAGAACTTTGTCGCGGCCGGCATCCCCTGCCTCGGCATCGAGCCGACCGCCGGTACCGCGGCCGCGGCGGAGGCACTGGGGATTCCGGTACGACAGGAGTTTTTCGGCGAATCCCTCGGCAGGGAACTCGCGGCAGCAGGCCGGCGCGCCGACCTCATCGCGGGCAACAACGTCTATGCCCACGTGCCCGACATCAACGACTTCACGCGCGGCCTCGCTGCGGCCCTCGCATCAACCGGCACGATCACCCTCGAATTCCCCCACCTTCTCCGTCTGATCGCAGAGAACCAGTTCGATACCGTCTACCACGAACACTTCTCCTACCTCTCGCTCGGCGCGGTGGCACGGATCTTCGCGGCGGCCGAATTGCGGGTGTGGGACATCGAGCAACTCCCGACCCACGGCGGTAGCCTGCGGGTCTACGGCTGCCATGCAGCCGACCCGCGGCCGGCCACCCCCGCCGTGGCCCGGATCATGGAGGCGGAACGGGCGGCGGGGCTCGAGACCCTCGCCCCATACATCGGTTTCCAGGCATGCGCCGAGCGGGTGAAGGACGATCTCCTCGACTTCCTCATCGGCGAGAAGCGCGCCGGCCGTAAGGTGGCCGCATACGGCGCCGCAGCAAAGGGCAACACGCTGCTCAACTTCGCCGGGGTGAAGCCCGACCTGCTCCCGCTGGTCGCCGACGCCGCTCCGGCCAAACAAGGGCGATTCCTCCCTGGGAGTCGCATTCCGGTCGTCCATCCGGACGCACTGGTCCCCTTCAGACCCGAAACCATTCTCATCCTGCCATGGAATCTCGCCACTGAAGTCCGTGCGTTGCCCGTGGTGACGCGGATTGCCCCGGTAGCGACGGTGACCGCGATCCCACGGCTGGCAGTCGACCGATGA